In Parasegetibacter sp. NRK P23, the genomic stretch TTACCAGCTTCCGGCACCTAAATCGCTGGCGAATGAATTCGGTACGGAAACTGTTCTTCCTATCCTTCAGCAATCAGCAATTTCCACCGCCGACGCTTTGCATACGATGGTGCACCATATTTGTGATCAGATTGAAAACTCTGTTCAGCAATGGAGCGAAGCCGGTAAGGAAAAAAGGTTACTGGTTACCGGAGGCGGCGCCTTCAACACCTACTTGCTCACGGAACTGGATAAGCGCCTGAAAGCATTGGATGTGGAAATCATTCTTCCCAATGAAACGCTGGTTTCCGGAAAAGAAGCGCTGATCATGGCGTTTATCGGAATATTACGCTGGCGGCAGGACGAAAATGTTTTCGCCTCCGTTACCGGCGCATCTCGAAGCAGTATCGGCGGAGCATTGTGGAGCGGAAGTTAAACCAGTTGAAAAGTATCCCCGTCAAACAATCCCTTATCACTCAGTTTTAAATGGGGAATCACCAGCAATGCCATGAACGAAAGGGTCATAAAAGGCGCGCTGAGTGTGGAACCGAGCTCCTTCGCGGCAGCATCCAAAGCGGCGTAACGTTTCGCGATATTGTACCCATCTCTTGCCGACATTAGTCCGCCAACAGGCAACGACATGCCATCCGTTCCGCAACTGATGCCGCCTTTGTTTTCGATGATGTAATTCACCGCTGCGCAAATAGAAGCATCATCCACGCCTACGGCAATGATGTTGTGTGAATCGTGTGCCACGCTGGAAGCGATGGCGCCTTTCTTCAACCCGAAATTCTTCACGAAAGTCTTGGCGATGGGCGCGTCCGGCGTATAACGGTTCACCACCACCATTTTAAGGATATCTTCTTCCGTATTGCTTTGCAGTAAATTATTTTCATTGATCACCGAACGAATACTCACGATCTTTTTGTTGGTGATCAGTTGCCCGTCGAGCGCTTCTATCACATACACCTGCTCTATGTTTTCTTCCTCCCCCCATTTCAGCAATGGATAAGCGAAGTCGGATGGCACACGCGGCGTACAACGGAACTTGTTCACGGGTGTAACGGGCACGGAATCTATCAGTGTTCTTCCTTCTTCCGCTACTTTTTGTCCGGCTATAACGGTTTGCAATACCTTAAAAGAGCGCAGGTCTTCCACCACAATAAAATCGGCGGAATCACCGGTGCGCAGCATGCCGCAATCCAGGTTATAATGCAGGACCGGATTGATACAGGCCGCACGGAGTATATTAAACAGGGGGATGCCGGCTTTTACGGCCCGCTCCGAAAGTTCGTTGATATGACCTTTCACCAGGCTGTCGGGATGTTTATCATCACTACCGAACATGATGGCTTCCGGGTATTCTTTCAGCAAAGGGATCAGCGCATCGAAGTTACGCGCGGCACTTCCTTCACGGATGATGATTTTCATGCCGTAACGGAGTTTCTCCTGTGCTTCTTCCAATGTAAAACATTCATGATCGGTAGAAATACCTGATTCAATGTATTTCCTGGCTGCTTCTCCCCTTAATCCAGGGGCATGACCATCAACAGGTTTATCGAAACGCCTTGCGGCATCAAGCTTACGCGTTACTTCTTCCTCCCGGTTCAGTACGCCGGGGAAGTTCATCATTTCGGAGAGGTATTTTATTTCAGGCTTCGCCAGCAGCGCCTCTACCTGGTCGGCATCCAAAGTGGCGCCGGCGGTTTCGAATAACGTGGCAGGCACGCAGGATGGCGCCCCGAAATAAAAATGGAACGGTACCTGTTTTCCATTGTTGATCATAAAATCAACCCCTTCCATACCACACACATTCGCGATTTCATGGGGATCACTGATGGTGGCCACGGTGCCGTGCACCACCGCGAGCCGTGCAAATTCAGAAGGAACAAGCATCGAACTCTCAATGTGTACGTGCGCATCTATAAATCCGGGCAATATAAATCGGGCTGGAACAGCCCTTGCGGCGGATAATTCCTCCACAGATACGATCTTGCCGTTTTCTACCGTAACCCTTCCGGGGAATATCTTTTCGTTGAAAATATCTACAATGTGTCCATCCGTGCTGAATCTCATCTGTTTTTGCTATTGGAAGCTAAAAATAAGGAAAAATGCCCTTGTTTCCCCACTCACCCGTACAATCGCCCCGGTCATCCACATTAACGAACCAACAACGAAATATTTAGTAGATTTAAAAAGTTTATCACGAGAAGATTCGATATGAAGAAGTTACTCCTATTGCCGTTTTTTTCGGCCCTCCTCTCCTGTACCCTCGCGCAGAAACAGGAAGTAAAGCAGAACTATGAGACCATCCTGTTCAATACGGGAAAGATGTTGGAAGTGATCCATTACAATCCGAAGCCTTACAACAACGCGTTCTCCCAGATTATTTTCAGGGAATTCTTCGCGACACTCGACCCACAGAAAAAGATTTTCCTGCAGTCCGATATCGACCGGCTCCGGCAATACGAGACCGCCATCGACGAGGAAATCCAGGGTGGAACACCTAAGTTCTTCCGAGATGCCAACGAGGTATACGTACTCCGTTTAAAAGAAGCGCAATTGCTGAGTCGCGACCTGCTCTCGCGCCCCTTCGATTTCACCACCAAAGAAACTTTCCGAGCCAACAATGAAAAGGCGCCCTTCCCCGCCTCTGCCAATGATAGAAAAGAAAGATGGCGCCAGAGCATCAAATATCAGGTGCTGGAAAAATACGAGGACCTGGCAGCCGGCAAAGGTTCCACCCGCATCGATAGTATCGAGAAAAAAGCGCGGGCACTGGTTTCCGTCATCAATGAACGTTTCTTTAAGAACCTCCTGGCCCGCACTTCCGAAGAAGAAGCCTTCAGCACTTTCCTCAATACCATCGTGCAACAATTTGACCCACACTCTTCTTATTACCTTCCCGTTGACCGCCGCGAATTCGTGGAAGACCTGAGCGGTGTGTATTATGGGATCGGCGCGTTGCTGGAAGAACAGAACGGCAATATTTCCATTGGTGAACTGATGATCGGTGGCCCGGCATGGCGGTCGCAACTGGTGGAAAAAGGCGATGTCATTATCCGCGTTACTCAAGCCGGCGAACAGCCCGTTTCCGTAGAGGGTTATACTATGCCCGAACTCATTAAACTCACCCGGGGTAAGAAAGATTCCAAAGTTACCATCACCTTCCGTAAGGCCGACGGCACTTTGCGCGATGTGGCCATGACCAGAACCGCATTGCAACTGGAAGATACTTTCGTAAAAACCGCCGTGATAGCAGACAGCACCCAAAAGATCGGCTATATCTTCCTCCCGAAATTCTACACCGATTTCGGTGATGAAAATGGCAGAAGCTGCGCCGACGATATGGAAAAAGCCGTATTGCAACTGAAAGAACAGCAGGTAGACGGCATCGTGATTGATATCCGCAACAATGGTGGCGGCAGCCTTGGAGAAGTGATCGATATGGTGGGGCTGT encodes the following:
- the ade gene encoding adenine deaminase — translated: MRFSTDGHIVDIFNEKIFPGRVTVENGKIVSVEELSAARAVPARFILPGFIDAHVHIESSMLVPSEFARLAVVHGTVATISDPHEIANVCGMEGVDFMINNGKQVPFHFYFGAPSCVPATLFETAGATLDADQVEALLAKPEIKYLSEMMNFPGVLNREEEVTRKLDAARRFDKPVDGHAPGLRGEAARKYIESGISTDHECFTLEEAQEKLRYGMKIIIREGSAARNFDALIPLLKEYPEAIMFGSDDKHPDSLVKGHINELSERAVKAGIPLFNILRAACINPVLHYNLDCGMLRTGDSADFIVVEDLRSFKVLQTVIAGQKVAEEGRTLIDSVPVTPVNKFRCTPRVPSDFAYPLLKWGEEENIEQVYVIEALDGQLITNKKIVSIRSVINENNLLQSNTEEDILKMVVVNRYTPDAPIAKTFVKNFGLKKGAIASSVAHDSHNIIAVGVDDASICAAVNYIIENKGGISCGTDGMSLPVGGLMSARDGYNIAKRYAALDAAAKELGSTLSAPFMTLSFMALLVIPHLKLSDKGLFDGDTFQLV
- a CDS encoding carboxy terminal-processing peptidase; amino-acid sequence: MKKLLLLPFFSALLSCTLAQKQEVKQNYETILFNTGKMLEVIHYNPKPYNNAFSQIIFREFFATLDPQKKIFLQSDIDRLRQYETAIDEEIQGGTPKFFRDANEVYVLRLKEAQLLSRDLLSRPFDFTTKETFRANNEKAPFPASANDRKERWRQSIKYQVLEKYEDLAAGKGSTRIDSIEKKARALVSVINERFFKNLLARTSEEEAFSTFLNTIVQQFDPHSSYYLPVDRREFVEDLSGVYYGIGALLEEQNGNISIGELMIGGPAWRSQLVEKGDVIIRVTQAGEQPVSVEGYTMPELIKLTRGKKDSKVTITFRKADGTLRDVAMTRTALQLEDTFVKTAVIADSTQKIGYIFLPKFYTDFGDENGRSCADDMEKAVLQLKEQQVDGIVIDIRNNGGGSLGEVIDMVGLFVDKGPVVQVKSRGERSEVGKMNKQKIYDGPLVVMVNELSASASEIFAGAIQDYKRGIIVGSTTFGKGTVQRAYRIPGKNWSEAPTADLGTLHLTIQKYYRVTGSSTQLKGIQADVSLPGLYEHYNVREKDTKAALPWDEIKPVPFSIEQHTGNLAQLINRSISRQERDSSILLMKQQLDWLADKEDVYPLELSAFRKHRAEKRERIAQVRKLSALVNAMQVHNTPVDAAEMVQKEQFRQENNKAWLNSLQKDRFLYEAVAVLKDLQMELVAGLN